The following are from one region of the Anomaloglossus baeobatrachus isolate aAnoBae1 chromosome 1, aAnoBae1.hap1, whole genome shotgun sequence genome:
- the ANXA5 gene encoding annexin A5, whose translation MAKSTRGTIKALNGFNANNDAEALRKAMKGLGTDEDTIMKILTSRSNDQRQQTGCAFKTLYGRDLVDDLKSELTGKLENVIVALMTPSHLYDAYELRHAIKGAGTDEKVLIEILASRSQAEISNIKKVYKEEYECELEDSITGDTSGYFQRMLVVLVQANRDPDSKVNDAVIDQDAQDLFQAGELKWGTDEEKFITILGTRSYAHLRKVFDKYMTISGYQIEESICRETSGNLENLLLAIVKSVRSVPAYFAETLYNSVKGAGTDDATLVRVMVSRSEIDLLDIRKEYRKNFGKSLHQAIRGDTSGDYRNTLLLVCGGDDE comes from the exons ATGGCAAAG tccACAAGAGGAACCATAAAGGCTTTAAATGGGTTCAACGCCAACAATGATGCCGAGGCTCTCCGCAAAGCTATGAAGGGATTGG GTACTGATGAAGACACAATTATGAAAATCCTTACATCAAGAAGCAATGATCAGCGTCAGCAAACTGGTTGTGCGTTTAAGACATTGTATGGCAGG GATCTTGTTGATGACCTGAAATCCGAACTAACTGGGAAGCTTGAGAATGTGATAGTTGCACTAATGACTCCATCCCATCTGTATGATGCATATGAACTGAGACATGCTATCAAG GGTGCTGGCACTGATGAAAAAGTGCTCATTGAAATTCTGGCTTCAAGAAGTCAAGCTGAAATCAGTAATATCAAAAAAGTTTACAAAGAAG AGTATGAATGTGAGCTGgaggacagcatcactggagatacATCTGGTTACTTTCAGAGAATGTTGGTGGTTCTTGTCCAG GCAAACAGGGACCCAGACTCCAAAGTGAATGATGCGGTCATTGATCAGGACGCACAG gatttATTTCAAGCTGGTGAGCTTAAGTGGGGTACAGATGAAGAAAAGTTTATCACAATATTGGGTACACGCAGCTATGCCCACCTAAGGAAAG taTTTGACAAGTACATGACCATCTCTGGATATCAGATTGAGGAGAGCATTTGCCGGGAGACATCTGGTAACCTAGAAAACCTTCTTCTTGCCATCG tgAAGAGTGTCCGAAGTGTCCCTGCATATTTTGCAGAAACTCTGTACAATTCAGTAAAG ggagccggcactgatgaTGCCACTCTGGTTAGGGTTATGGTTTCCAGAAGTGAAATTGATTTGCTTGACATCAGGAAGGAGTACCGTAAGAATTTTGGGAAATCTCTGCACCAGGCAATCAGG GGTGACACATCTGGAGACTACAGGAACACCCTCCTCCTTGTATGTGGTGGGGACGATGAGTAA